Part of the Streptomyces europaeiscabiei genome is shown below.
GTGGCTCGGGCGTGGGATCTGTTGGGGCAGAACCCGCGTCGTTCGGAGCTGCTTGAGCGGTGTTTCCAGGCTCCCGGCCGATTGGGGGACCAGCCGAAATGCCCTGTCAAACGAGGGTTCAGGCCTCGCTGCGCTGCTGCGGAATGCCCGCGAGCAGTGCGCGGACCTCAGCCTCGCGGTAACGGCGGTGTCCGCCGAGCGTACGGATGGACGTGAGCTTGCCGGCCTTCGCCCACCGCGTGACCGTCTTGGGGTCGACACGGAACATGGTGGCGACCTCAGCCGGGGTCAGCAGCGGCTCGGCATCAGGGGTGCGAGCGGTCATGAGCGGCCTCCTCGGGAGAACCGAACCTTCTCGGTTCTTTCCTCTAAATTCTGCACCTTGACCCGCGTTGCCCGAAATGGCGGACGCGAGTCGAGTCGGTTATAGGACGAACGGCTTGTCCTCGGCACTACAACTACACCATCCGTCCAGCCACGTCGGCCAAACCGATGGAATTGCCCTCCCAGGTGTTCATCAGCGACGGATGCCGATGGACCATGCCATAGCGGACAGTCACGCCGCTGTGACGATCAGTCACAGCGGCGTGCAGGAGTCACGGGACCCCCCATTAGCGTGCAATGCTGAGATTCCACCCATACGTGGGCAGAAGGAGCCTCCCCCGGGCTCCTTGTCCTATTTTGACACGAGGAGGTGCGTAAGAGGCAAGGCCCGCGTAAGTGCAATCCGTCACGCTTGGCGGCTTCTTGACGCAAAAGCCCGGATCGGGACCTACGTCCCCCCACCGACGCCCCGCATGAAACTGCGTTGCGTCAAGCTTGGGTCAAGGGTGGACAGTTCACCATGGTTCGGCCTTCATGGAAAGCCTTTTCCCACTGGCCCCACAAGTCACAAGTACGGCCGAGAGGTTGAGTCGGTTCAACCGGTTCGGCCCGGTTCAGTTCGCCGAGCGCCGGTCCCGCACCGCCCGCCAGCGCTCGACCAGCCGCCCGTACGCCTCCCCGGCGGCGAGACCGTCCCCGTCGCGGAGTGCCTCGATGCCCTCGGCGGCGTCGGCGGCGGAGTGGTCGCCGTCCAGCTCGGCGGCGGGCAGGACGTGCACGAGGCCGCCGTAGTCCAGCTCGACGAGCGAGCGCGGGTGGAACTCCTCCAGCCAGCGGCCCACGTCGATCAGGCCGTCGATGAGCGGCCCCTCGTCGATGGTGTCGCGCAGGGTCCGCAGCCCGCGCGCCACGCGCCGCCGGGCCTGCACCATGGGAGTGCGATAGCGAAGCACCGGCGAGCTCTCGCCCGAACCCTTCTCGTAGGTGCGCTCGTCGTCCGAGACGAGGACGAACCAGTTCAGCGGCACCTGCCAGGTCGCCGTACGGATCCACGGGCGGGCGTCGGGGTTGCCGGCCATCCACCGCTCGTAGTCCTGGCTCGCCTGGTGCCGCACCAGGGGCGGCAGCACCGCGTCCAGGACCGGGACCGGCAGTTCCTCGGCCAGGTCGCCGAGCGCCTGCCAGCCGCGCAGCCGGGTCCGCCAGGGGCAGACGCAGACCACCCCGTCGACGTCCAGCACGAAGGCGTCGCCGCTCTCGTGCACCGGCACCGGGACGGGCGGGGTCGGCAGCAGGTCGGCCAGCGAGCGACGCAGCTCGTCCTGGTACGAGGGGCGGTCGGTGCGCCTGGCGTAGCGGGTCCAGTGGCCGCGCTCCGGCTCGGCGAAGGCCGCCAACGGCTCATACACGCGGAGGTAGGACGCGTACGGGACGATCACCGAGGACACCTTGGGCACGCCTGCTCCCTCCCCCGGCTGCCACCGGGGAAACCTGCCGAACCCGCACACGGGCGGGCCGGAAAACTGTGCGGATCGCACCACGTCCGTACTCCGGGAGTGGGGTGATCCTGAGGCTGCGCCGCTGTACGGCGGACGCAGGCTCTAATCTCATGCTCACAGTCCCCGCCACCCATACGGGGACCTGTCAGCAACCGCCGCTTCTTACCCAGGAGTCACCACCGTGACCGATGTATCTGACGGCGTCCTGCACACCCTGTTCCAGTCGGACCAGGGCGGTCACGAGCAAGTCGTGCTCTGCCAGGACCGGGCCAGCGGCCTCAAGGCCGTCATCGCCATCCATTCCACCGCGCTGGGCCCCGCTCTCGGCGGCACGCGCTTCTACCCGTACGCGACCGAGGCGGAGGCCGTCTCCGACGCGCTGAACCTCGCGCGCGGGATGTCGTACAAGAACGCCATGGCCGGTCTCGACCACGGCGGCGGCAAGGCCGTGATCATCGGCGACCCCGACCGGATCAAGAGCGAGGAGCTGCTGCTCGCCTACGGACGGTTCGTGGCCTCGCTGGGCGGCCGGTACGTCACCGCGTGCGACGTCGGCACCTACGTCGCCGACATGGACGTCGTGGCACGCGAGTGCCGCTGGACGACGGGCCGCTCCCCCGAGAACGGCGGCGCGGGCGACTCGTCCGTCCTGACCGCCTTCGGCGTCTACCAGGGCATGCGGGCCTCCGCCCAGCACGTGTGGGGCGATCCGTCGCTGCGGGGCCGCAGAGTCGGCATCGCGGGCGTCGGCAAGGTCGGCCACCACCTCGTGACGCATCTGCTCACGGAGGGCGCCGAGATCGTGATCACGGACGTGCGCGAGGACGCCGTACGGCGGATCCTCGACCGGCATCCGGAGGGGGTCACCGCGGTCCCGCACACGGACGCGCTCATCCGGACCGAGGGGCTCGACGTCTACGCGCCCTGCGCGCTCGGCGGGGCTCTCGACGACCGCTCCGTGCCCGTGCTCACCGCCAAGGTGGTGTGCGGCGCGGCCAACAACCAGCTCGCGCACCCCGGTGTCGAGAAGGACCTCGCCGACCGCGGGATCCTCTACGCACCGGACTACGTGGTGAACGCCGGCGGGGTCGTCCAGGTCGCCGACGAGCTCCACGGGTTCGACTTCGAGCGGTGCAGGGCGAAGGCCGCGAAGATCTTCGACACCACGCTGGCAATCTTCGCACGTGCGAAGACGGATGGCATTCCGCCGGCTGCCGCGGCCGACCGGATCGCCGAGCAGCGGATGCACGAGGCGGTCGCGGCACGCGGTCGCTGAGTCTCGGCGGACGCGCCGTACGACCCTCATGCGGTGTTCGTACGGCGTCGGCCGGTACCCGTCGGCGGCTTTAGAGAGAACTCTCACTTCCGTCGGCGGGTCGCTCGCCCAGAAACGGTTAAAATCACCGTTGACCAGCGGGGAAAGGGCTCCTCGCAGGTTCTGGGCACGGGCACGTCCTGCGGGCGACGTACCGTATGGGCGTGGGCTCAGGTACCGTGGAAGCCCTACGGACCGGTCTCTCCACGGAGAGTCCGTTCTAGATCATGAACGCGTGTCAAGACTCTGGGGCCACCGAGCCCCGTATCCGAGGGGGTCGAGCCATGGGGCGCGGCCGGGCAAAGGCCAAGCAGACGAAGGTCGCCCGCCAGCTGAAGTACAGCAGCGGCGGTACTGATCTTTCGCGTCTGGCCAATGAGCTGGGCGCTTCGACTTCGAGCCAGCCGCCGAATGGCGAGCCGTTCGAAGATGACGAAGACGACGACGACCCGTACTCCCAGTACGCGGATCTCTACAACGACGACGATGAGGACGAGGACGAGGAGTCCGGTCCTGCGTCGCATCGTCGCGGGGCTTGACTCCGTACCGCTGCGCTTGCCCGGTCCTGGTGGGTTTCCACCGCCGGACCGGGCTTCGTGCTGCCTCGCTCCGATTACCGGCACCCAGTGGGCAGAGGCCCTCTGTGTGGGGGTGCGTGCGGATGCGTTGTGGCTGGTCGCGCGGTTCCCCGTGCCCCTTGGGCGGCCATGCCGTCCAAGGGGCGTTTCGGTGTTCTAGTCGCGCGCGTAGTCGCCCACCAGTTCCGCGCCTGTCGTGTGGTCGGCACGATCCGTGATCTCTCCCGCCACCCAGGCATCGACGCCGCGGTCGGCCAGGGTCGTCAGGGCGACGTCCGCGGACTCCTGGGGGACGATGGCGATCATGCCCACGCCCATGTTCAGGGTCTTCTCCAGCTCCAGACGCTCGACCTGGCCCGTTCTGCCGACCAGGTCGAAGATCGGGGCCGGGGTCCAGGTGGAGCGGTCCACCGTGGCGTGGAGGGTGTCGGGGATCACACGGGCCAGGTTGGCCGCGAGACCGCCGCCGGTGACATGGCTGAAGGCGTGGACCTCGGTGGTGCGGGTGAGGGCCAGACAGTCCAGCGAGTAGATCTTGGTGGGCTCCAGGAGCTCCGCGCCGAGGGTGCGGCCGAGTTCGGCGATCTCGGCGTCCAGGGAGAGACCGGCCTGGTTCAGGAGGACGTGGCGGACCAGCGAGTACCCGTTCGAGTGAAGGCCGGAGGCCGCCATGGCGATCACCGCGTCACCCGTACGGATACGATCCGGGCCGAGCAGGTGCTCCGCCTCGACGACGCCCGTGCCGGCGCCGGCGACGTCGAAGTCGTCCGGGCCGAGGAGGCCGGGGTGCTCGGCGGTCTCGCCGCCGACGAGGGCGCAGCCGGCCAGGACACAGCCCTCGGCGATGCCCTTGACGATGGCGGCGACCCGCTCGGGGTGGACCTTGCCGACGCAGATGTAGTCGGTCATGAACAGCGGTTCGGCGCCGCAGACCACGATGTCGTCCATCACCATCGCGACCAGGTCGTGGCCGATGGTGTCGTAAACGCCGAGCTGCCGGGCGATGTCGACCTTCGTGCCGACGCCGTCCGTGGCGGAGGCGAGCAGCGGGCGCTCGAAGCGCTTGAGGGCGGAGGCGTCGAAGAGGCCGGCGAAGCCGCCGAGGCCGCCGAGGACCTCGGGGCGCTGCGTCTTCTTCACCCACTCCTTCATCAGCTCTACGGCGCGGTCGCCCGCCTCGATGTCGACGCCCGCGGCTGCGTAGCTGGCACCAGTTGTCTCAGACATGACGGTGAGAACTTTCGTGTCGTACTGCGGCAGGTAAGCAGGTGTTACCGGCTGTCTACGGGCAGTCTTACGGGCGACGGATCGCGTCGGCCGCGGCCGTGGCGGCGGGGCCCGCCGCCAGCTCGGTCTCCAGGAGCCGCTTGCCGAGCAGCTCGGGGTCCGGCAGGTCCATCGGGTACTCACCGTCGAAGCAGGCACGGCAGAGGTTCGGCTTGGCGATGGTGGTCGCCTCGATCATGCCTTCGAGGGAGATGTACGAGAGTGAGTCGGCGCCCAGCGAGGTGCCGATCTCGTCGATGGTCATGCCGTTGGCGATGAGCTCGGCGCGGGTGGCGAAGTCGATGCCGAAGAAGCAGGGCCACTTCACGGGCGGCGAGGAGATCCGGATGTGGACCTCCGCCGCGCCCGCCTCGCGGAGCATCCGGACCAGGGCGCGCTGGGTGTTGCCGCGGACGATCGAGTCGTCGACGACCACCAGGCGCTTGCCCTTGATGACTTCCTTCAGCGGATTCAGCTTCAGACGGATGCCGAGCTGGCGGATCGTCTGGGAGGGCTGGATGAACGTACGTCCGACGTACGCGTTCTTCACCAGACCCGCACCGAACGGGATGCCCGAGGCCTCGGCGTAGCCGATGGCGGCCGGGGTGCCGGACTCCGGGGTCGCTATGACCAGATCGGCCTCGACGGGGGCTTCCTTGGCGAGCTTGCGGCCCATCTCCACGCGGGAGAGGTACACGTTCCGGCCGGCGATGTCGGTGTCCGGGCGGGCCAGATAGACGTACTCGAAGACGCAGCCCTTGGGCTTCGCTTCCGCGAAGCGGGAGCTGCGCAGACCGTTCTCGTCGATGGCGATGAACTCGCCCGGCTCGATCTCGCGGACATAGGCGGCGCCGCAGATGTCGAGGGCGGCGGACTCGGAGGCGACAACCCAGCCGCGCTCCAGGCGGCCGAGGACCAGCGGGCGGATGCCCTGCGGGTCACGCGCCGCATAGAGGGTGTGCTCGTTCATGAAGACGAGGGAGAAGGCGCCGAGCACCTGCGGGAGGACCGTGTGGGCGGCCTCCTCGATGGTCAGCGGCTTGCCGTCCTCGTCGACCTGGGCCGCCAGGAGCGCGGTGAGCAGGTCGGTGTCGTTGGTGGCCGCCACACGCGGCGTACGGCCCTCCTGCTTGGGCAGGTCGGCGACCATCTCGGCGAGCTGGGCGGTATTGACCAGGTTGCCGTTGTGGCCGAGCGCGATGGAGCCGTGCGCGGTGGCACGGAAGGTGGGCTGGGCGTTCTCCCACACGGAGGCACCGGTGGTCGAGTAGCGGGCGTGACCGACCGCGATGTGACCCTGGAGCGAACCGAGCGAGGTCTCGTCGAAGACCTGGGAAACGAGGCCCATGTCCTTGAAGACGAGGATCTGGGAGCCGTTGCTGACCGCGATACCCGCGGATTCCTGGCCCCGATGCTGGAGGGCGTAGAGCCCGAAGTAAGTGAGCTTCGCGACCTCTTCGCCCGGGGCCCAGACACCGAAGACGCCACACGCGTCCTGGGGGCCTTTCTCACCGGGGAGAAGGTCGTGGTTGAGTCGTCCGTCACCACGTGGCACGCCACCGAGTGTAGGCGAGATCGCGCACCGGTCCGAATCCGCTGATCTCGCCCGCCCCGGTTCCCGACTGCGGCCCCTCACCCGTCACTTGTCGGCGACGGCACCGATACCCTCGTCGTTTTCGCTGGTCAGCGTGATACTGCGGTGATCGATCCGATACTCCACCGTGCCCTTGAAAAGGTCCAGGAGGCTCCGCTCGGCGGCCATGAGTGAGTCGGAGCACATCTTGCGGGTCGTCCGCGGATTGCCGAGAGTGATCCGGTCCTCGCTCACCGTCGCCTTCGCGGAGATGTCGTTGCAGCCGACGCTCCCGCTGAGCGTCCCGGCCTTCTTGTCGAGGGTGAACCAGGCCTTGCCCTGCGCGGCCTCGGGGAGCGAGGTGGCGACGTCGTGGTCCATGAGGGAATCGATTCGCCACTTGGTGCCGTACAGCTCGGCGGACTTCTCCTCCGTCAGCTTGACGGAGTCCCCGTCACCCGTGGTGAGGGTGAGCCCGCCGTCGGCGGTCTCGGCCGTGAACCTCCCGGTGTCGAGCGTGCGGGCGAAGCTCTCCTCGAATTTCATCGGGGCGTCGCCGCAGGCCATCTCGGTGGACCGGCCCGCCTCGAAGTCGATGCCGTCGTCGTCGAAGGCGGCGGTCGAGCCGAAGGTGTTGCAGCCGTAGTTGCCGTTGACCTCGCCGTCGTCGGCGATCTTCAGATAGGCGCTGTCGGGGGCCTGTTCGGTCTTCCCGCCCACGGTGAGGCTGTCGACCTTCCAGCGGACCCCGGTGACCGAGGCCTTCGTCGTGTTCGAGCCGACGTTGCCGCTGCCGGAGTCGCCGGCCGACTCGGAACCACAGGCCGCGAGCAGCGGAAGCGGAAGCACGGCCAGGGCGGTGAGGGTCAGTCGCAGTCGCTTGTCCATGGCGGTGGGACGGGTGAGGTGAGTGGGCGGTTCCACCGGGATTTCCGGGTCCGGATCAGCTCATCAGGGGCAGCAGGGCGCTCAGGTCGGCCCGCTCCCCGCTCGCGCCGACCTTCGCCTCGTCCAGGGCGGCGGCCCACTCCAGGCGGCCGGTGGCGAGACGGATCCAGGTCAGCGGGTCGGTCTCGACGACGTTCGGCGGGGTGCCCCGGGTGTGCCTGGGCCCCTCCACGCACTGCACGACGGCGTACGGCGGGATCCGCACCTCCGTCGAACCGCCGGGCGCCCGCGCAGCGAGGGTGTCGGCGAGCAGCCGGACGCAGGTGGCCAGGGCGTGCCGGTCGTACAGGATGTCGAGACCGGGGACGGCGTCGTTCAGGTCGTCGGTGTGGACGACGAGCTCGATGGTGCGGGTGAGGAGGTAGTCGTCGAGCGCCATGCCGCCGGCGCGGGTGTCGACGACCCGGTCGCGCGGAGCGGCCGCGAGCCCCTCGGTGATCCGCTGCTCCACCCCCGCGTAGAGGGCGACGACGTCGGGGTGGGCCTCGGCCAGGTCGTGGCTGCCCTCGGCGATGGCACCGGCGTACGCAGCGGTGGCGGAGGCGTAGTCCAGGGGGTTCAGCTCGGCCTTCGGGGGCTCGGGCAGGTCCAGGGCCCGGTTGACGCTCTCCACAGCCATGGTGAGGTGTGCGGCCAGGTCCCGTACGGTCCACTCCCCGAGCCGGGTCGGCAGCGCGAGCTGTTCCTGGGTGAGGACGCCCATCGCCTCCCGTACGTGCCCGAACTGGGCCAGGACGGCCTTGCGGGTCTTGGCGGGGTCGTAGGCGCGGGGGCGTTTCCTGGCGGGCGGCATGGGCTGAGCGTATGCGGCCGCGCCTGCGTGGACTCCCGGTCACTCGAAAGTGTGGTCGACGGCGAAGTGCGCCCCGCCCCGACGCCCGCTGGCGACACTGGCCTTCGCCCGGAAAGGGGGGCAACATGACGGTTATGGCCGAGCGCACGTCTCAGATGTCGGTGGAGGAGTTCGAAACGATCGCTTCCGCCGCTCCCGAGACCGTCACGTTGGAGTTCATCAACGGACGGATCGGAGTCAAAGCGGTGGCGGACGGAGACCACGACACGATCGTGACGTGGCTTGCACGGCGCTGTATGCAGTCCAGGCCCGACCTGGATCTGTATCAGGGCCGAGGGCTCAGGGTGGAGTCCTATCGAGGGGGCAGGGCGAAACCGGATGCCGTGGTCACTCCCGAGGCCCACTTCGCGGGGCACGGCGAGTGGGCCGACCCCGAGGGTGCCCTCATGGTCGTCGAGGTCACCTCGTACGACTCCGACACCGACCGGCGGGACCGCCACGAGAAGCCTGCGGCGTACGGGCAGTCCGGGATCCCTCTGTATTTGCTGATCGACCGGGACTCGTGCACCGTCACCGTGCACAGCGGCCCTGACCGGCACGTCGGCGGTTACCGCGACGTACACACCGCGAAGTTCGGCGAGAAGGTCCGCATCCCCGGCCCGATGAACATCGAACTGGACACGGAGATCCTCAAGACGTACGTCCGCTGACCCGAGACCGAGAAGCCCCGCCCGGACATGTCGATCCGGGCGGGGCTTCGTCGTGTACGGGGGACTACGCCAGCAGCGCCGGGATCGTGGCCTCGTGGGCCGTGCGCAGCTCCTCCAGGGGGAGGGTGAACTCGCCCTGGATCTCCACCGAGTCGCCGTCGACGACACCGATGCGCGTGGCCGGCAGGCCCCGCGCGCCGCACATGTCGTTGAAGCGGAGTTCCTCGGAGCGGGGGACGGCCACGACGGCGCGGCCGGCCGACTCCGAGAGGAGGAAGGTGAACGCGTCCAGGCCGTCCGGGACGATCAGGCGCGCGCCCTTGCCGCCGAGCAGGGCCGACTCCACGACCGCCTGGATCAGGCCGCCGTCGGAGAGGTCGTGCGCGGAGTCGATCATGCCGTCGCGGGACGCGGAGATCAGGATCTCGGCCAGCAGGCGCTCGCGCTCCAGGTCGACCTGCGGGGGCAGACCGCCGAGGTGGTCGTGGACGACCTGGGACCAGGCCGAGCCGCCGAACTCCTCACGGGTGTCGCCGAGCAGGTAGAGCAGCTGGCCCTCCTCCTGGAAGGCGACCGGCGTGCGGCGGGCGACGTCGTCGATCACGCCGAGGACAGCGACCACCGGGGTGGGGTGGATGGCCACCTCGCCCGTCTGGTTGTAGAGGGAGACGTTGCCGCCGGTCACCGGGGTGCCCAGCTGCAGGCAGCCGTCCGCGAGACCGCGCACGGCCTCCGCGAACTGCCACATGACCGCCGGGTCCTCGGGCGAGCCGAAGTTCAGGCAGTCGGAGACGGCGAGAGGCTTGGCACCGGTGGTGGCGACGTTGCGGTACGCCTCCGCCAGGGCCAGCTGGGCGCCGTGGTACGGGTCCAGCTTCGCGTAGCGGCCGTTGCCGTCCGTGGCGATGGCGACGCCCAGGCCGGTCGACTCGTCGACGCGGATCATGCCCGAGTCCTCGGGCTGGGCGAGGACCGTGTTGCCCTGCACGAAGTGGTCGTACTGGGAGGTGATCCAGGACTTGGAGGCCTGGTTCGGGGACGCCACCAGCGCCAGGACCTGCTGCTTCAGTTCTTCCGAAGTCGCGGGCCTGGGCAGCTTGTTCGCGTCGTCCGCCTGGAGGGCGTCCTGCCAGTCGGGGCGGGCGTACGGGCGCTCGTAGACCGGGCCGTCGTGCGCGACCGTGCGCGGGTCGACGTCGACGATCTTGCCGCCGTGCCAGAAGATCTCCAGGCGGTCGCCGTCGGTGACCTCGCCGATGACCGTGGCGATGACGTCCCACTTGTCGCAGATCGCGAGGAAGCGGTCGACCTTCTCCGGCTCGACGACCGCGCACATGCGTTCCTGCGACTCGCTCATGAGGATTTCCTCGGGAGAGAGCGTCGAGTCGCGGAGCGGGACGTCGTCCAGGGTCACGCGCATGCCGCCGGAGCCGTTCGACGCCAGCTCGGACGTGGCGCAGGACAGGCCTGCCGCGCCGAGGTCCTGGATGCCGACGACCAGCTTCTCCTTGAACGCCTCCAGGGTGCACTCGATGAGGAGCTTCTCCTGGAAGGGGTCGCCGACCTGGACGGCGGGACGCTTGGAGGGCTTGGCGTCGTCGAAGGTCTCGGAGGCGAGGATGGAGGCGCCGCCGATGCCGTCACCGCCGGTACGGGCCCCGTAGAGGATGACCTTGTTGCCGGCGCCGGAAGCCTTCGCGAGGTGGATGTCCTCGTGCCGCATGACACCGATGGCACCGGCGTTGACCAGCGGGTTGCCCTGGTAGCAGGCGTCGAAGACGACCTCGCCGCCGATGTTCGGAAGGCCCAGGCAGTTGCCGTAGCCGCCGATGCCCGCGACGACGCCCGGGAGGACGCGCTTGGTGTCGGGGTGGTCGGCCGCGCCGAAGCGGAGCGGGTCGACGACGGCGACCGGGCGGGCGCCCATGGCGATGATGTCGCGGACGATGCCGCCGACACCCGTGGCCGCGCCCTGGTAGGGCTCGACGTACGACGGGTGGTTGTGCGACTCGACCTTGAAGGTGACCGCGTAGCCCTGGCCGACGTCGACGACGCCGGCGTTCTCGCCGATGCCGACGAGCAGTGCGTCGGACTGCGGGGCCTTCTCGCCGAACTGGCGGAGGTGGACCTTGGAGGACTTGTACGAGCAGTGCTCGGACCACATGACGGAGTACATGGCGAGCTCGGCACCGGTGGGCCGACGGCCGAGGATCTCGACGACCCGCTCGTACTCGTCCTTCTTCAGGCCCAGTTCGGCCCAGGGCAGCTCGACGTCGGGGGTCTCGGCCGCGTGCTCGACCGTGTCCAGAGGCGTCCGGCTCATGCGTTGACCAGCTTCTTGAGGATCGAGGTGAAGAAGGGGAGGCCGTCGGTGCGGCCGGTGCCGATCAGCGGCTCCACGGCGTGCTCCGGGTGGGGCATGAGGCCCACGACGTTCCCGGCCTCGTTCGAGATGCCGGCGATGTCGCGGAGGGAGCCGTTCGGGTTGAAGTCGACGTAGCGGAAGACGACCCGGCCCTCCGCCTCCAGCATGTCGAGCGTGTGCTCGTCGGCGACGTACCGGCCGTCCATGTTCTTCAGCGGGATGTGGATCTCCTGGCCGGCCGTGTAGTCGGTCGTCCAGGCGGTCTCCGCGTTCTCCACCCGCAGCTTCTGGTCGCGGCAGATGAAGTGGCGGTGGTCGTTGCCGAGCATCGCGCCGGGGAGCAGATGGGCCTCGGTGAGGATCTGGAAGCCGTTGCAGATGCCGAGGACCGGCAGTCCGGCCTTCGCCTGCTCGATGACCGTCTCCATCACCGGCGAGAAACGCGCGATGGCCCCGGCCCGCAGATAGTCACCGTAGGAAAAACCGCCGCACAGCACCACGGCGTCGACCTGGTGGAGGTCCTTGTCCTTGTGCCAGAGAGCGACCGGTTCGGCACCGGCGAGCCTGATCGCACGCTGCGTGTCCCGGTCGTCGAGGCTGCCGGGAAAGGTGACGACGCCAATACGAGCGGTCACTTTCCCGCCTCCGCGACTTCCTCGACCTTGACGGTGAAGTCCTCGATCACGGTGTTGGCGAGGAACGATTCCGCCAGTTCATGGATGCGGGCGAGCGCGGCGTCGTCCACCGGTCCGTCAACTTCCAGTTCGAATCGCTTTCCCTGACGTACGTCGGAGACGCCCTCGAAACCGAGGCGCGGCAGCGCGCGCTGCACCGCCTGGCCCTGGGGGTCGAGGATCTCCGGCTTGAGCATGACGTCGACTACGACGCGTGCCACTGGCACTCCCGGTGTGTGGTGCTGAGCAGGTTCCTTCAGACTACCCGTACAAAATTTCTACGCGGGTAGATTCGTAGGAAACTACAGGGATTCCAGGTGACGGCGGTCACGATCCGGTATCGAGTGATCACCCTCGCGAAAACTTCCGGGAAAGATCCCGGATCCCTATTGCGCGAGGGACACGCGGGCG
Proteins encoded:
- the bldC gene encoding developmental transcriptional regulator BldC; protein product: MTARTPDAEPLLTPAEVATMFRVDPKTVTRWAKAGKLTSIRTLGGHRRYREAEVRALLAGIPQQRSEA
- a CDS encoding Leu/Phe/Val dehydrogenase, with product MTDVSDGVLHTLFQSDQGGHEQVVLCQDRASGLKAVIAIHSTALGPALGGTRFYPYATEAEAVSDALNLARGMSYKNAMAGLDHGGGKAVIIGDPDRIKSEELLLAYGRFVASLGGRYVTACDVGTYVADMDVVARECRWTTGRSPENGGAGDSSVLTAFGVYQGMRASAQHVWGDPSLRGRRVGIAGVGKVGHHLVTHLLTEGAEIVITDVREDAVRRILDRHPEGVTAVPHTDALIRTEGLDVYAPCALGGALDDRSVPVLTAKVVCGAANNQLAHPGVEKDLADRGILYAPDYVVNAGGVVQVADELHGFDFERCRAKAAKIFDTTLAIFARAKTDGIPPAAAADRIAEQRMHEAVAARGR
- a CDS encoding DUF3073 domain-containing protein yields the protein MGRGRAKAKQTKVARQLKYSSGGTDLSRLANELGASTSSQPPNGEPFEDDEDDDDPYSQYADLYNDDDEDEDEESGPASHRRGA
- the purM gene encoding phosphoribosylformylglycinamidine cyclo-ligase; this translates as MSETTGASYAAAGVDIEAGDRAVELMKEWVKKTQRPEVLGGLGGFAGLFDASALKRFERPLLASATDGVGTKVDIARQLGVYDTIGHDLVAMVMDDIVVCGAEPLFMTDYICVGKVHPERVAAIVKGIAEGCVLAGCALVGGETAEHPGLLGPDDFDVAGAGTGVVEAEHLLGPDRIRTGDAVIAMAASGLHSNGYSLVRHVLLNQAGLSLDAEIAELGRTLGAELLEPTKIYSLDCLALTRTTEVHAFSHVTGGGLAANLARVIPDTLHATVDRSTWTPAPIFDLVGRTGQVERLELEKTLNMGVGMIAIVPQESADVALTTLADRGVDAWVAGEITDRADHTTGAELVGDYARD
- the purF gene encoding amidophosphoribosyltransferase: MPRGDGRLNHDLLPGEKGPQDACGVFGVWAPGEEVAKLTYFGLYALQHRGQESAGIAVSNGSQILVFKDMGLVSQVFDETSLGSLQGHIAVGHARYSTTGASVWENAQPTFRATAHGSIALGHNGNLVNTAQLAEMVADLPKQEGRTPRVAATNDTDLLTALLAAQVDEDGKPLTIEEAAHTVLPQVLGAFSLVFMNEHTLYAARDPQGIRPLVLGRLERGWVVASESAALDICGAAYVREIEPGEFIAIDENGLRSSRFAEAKPKGCVFEYVYLARPDTDIAGRNVYLSRVEMGRKLAKEAPVEADLVIATPESGTPAAIGYAEASGIPFGAGLVKNAYVGRTFIQPSQTIRQLGIRLKLNPLKEVIKGKRLVVVDDSIVRGNTQRALVRMLREAGAAEVHIRISSPPVKWPCFFGIDFATRAELIANGMTIDEIGTSLGADSLSYISLEGMIEATTIAKPNLCRACFDGEYPMDLPDPELLGKRLLETELAAGPAATAAADAIRRP
- a CDS encoding META domain-containing protein; this encodes MDKRLRLTLTALAVLPLPLLAACGSESAGDSGSGNVGSNTTKASVTGVRWKVDSLTVGGKTEQAPDSAYLKIADDGEVNGNYGCNTFGSTAAFDDDGIDFEAGRSTEMACGDAPMKFEESFARTLDTGRFTAETADGGLTLTTGDGDSVKLTEEKSAELYGTKWRIDSLMDHDVATSLPEAAQGKAWFTLDKKAGTLSGSVGCNDISAKATVSEDRITLGNPRTTRKMCSDSLMAAERSLLDLFKGTVEYRIDHRSITLTSENDEGIGAVADK
- a CDS encoding maleylpyruvate isomerase family mycothiol-dependent enzyme gives rise to the protein MPPARKRPRAYDPAKTRKAVLAQFGHVREAMGVLTQEQLALPTRLGEWTVRDLAAHLTMAVESVNRALDLPEPPKAELNPLDYASATAAYAGAIAEGSHDLAEAHPDVVALYAGVEQRITEGLAAAPRDRVVDTRAGGMALDDYLLTRTIELVVHTDDLNDAVPGLDILYDRHALATCVRLLADTLAARAPGGSTEVRIPPYAVVQCVEGPRHTRGTPPNVVETDPLTWIRLATGRLEWAAALDEAKVGASGERADLSALLPLMS
- a CDS encoding Uma2 family endonuclease gives rise to the protein MTVMAERTSQMSVEEFETIASAAPETVTLEFINGRIGVKAVADGDHDTIVTWLARRCMQSRPDLDLYQGRGLRVESYRGGRAKPDAVVTPEAHFAGHGEWADPEGALMVVEVTSYDSDTDRRDRHEKPAAYGQSGIPLYLLIDRDSCTVTVHSGPDRHVGGYRDVHTAKFGEKVRIPGPMNIELDTEILKTYVR
- the purL gene encoding phosphoribosylformylglycinamidine synthase subunit PurL, which encodes MSRTPLDTVEHAAETPDVELPWAELGLKKDEYERVVEILGRRPTGAELAMYSVMWSEHCSYKSSKVHLRQFGEKAPQSDALLVGIGENAGVVDVGQGYAVTFKVESHNHPSYVEPYQGAATGVGGIVRDIIAMGARPVAVVDPLRFGAADHPDTKRVLPGVVAGIGGYGNCLGLPNIGGEVVFDACYQGNPLVNAGAIGVMRHEDIHLAKASGAGNKVILYGARTGGDGIGGASILASETFDDAKPSKRPAVQVGDPFQEKLLIECTLEAFKEKLVVGIQDLGAAGLSCATSELASNGSGGMRVTLDDVPLRDSTLSPEEILMSESQERMCAVVEPEKVDRFLAICDKWDVIATVIGEVTDGDRLEIFWHGGKIVDVDPRTVAHDGPVYERPYARPDWQDALQADDANKLPRPATSEELKQQVLALVASPNQASKSWITSQYDHFVQGNTVLAQPEDSGMIRVDESTGLGVAIATDGNGRYAKLDPYHGAQLALAEAYRNVATTGAKPLAVSDCLNFGSPEDPAVMWQFAEAVRGLADGCLQLGTPVTGGNVSLYNQTGEVAIHPTPVVAVLGVIDDVARRTPVAFQEEGQLLYLLGDTREEFGGSAWSQVVHDHLGGLPPQVDLERERLLAEILISASRDGMIDSAHDLSDGGLIQAVVESALLGGKGARLIVPDGLDAFTFLLSESAGRAVVAVPRSEELRFNDMCGARGLPATRIGVVDGDSVEIQGEFTLPLEELRTAHEATIPALLA